A region of Nostoc sp. 'Peltigera membranacea cyanobiont' N6 DNA encodes the following proteins:
- a CDS encoding beta strand repeat-containing protein, translating into MTEFQVNTYTNNEQVNPTVAIDATGDFVITWTSYGQDGSGNGIYAQRYNSAGVAQGNEFQVNTTTSGDQINPTVAMDNAGDFVVSWQSSDGSGNGIYAQRYSSAGVAQGNEFKVNTSTSGDQINPTVAIDATGDFVISWQSQDGSGTGIYAQRYNSAGVAQGNEFRVNTYTGDNQINPTVAMDAAGDFVISWQSYYQDDSYYGIYAQRYNSAGVAQGNEFKVNTYTAKNQANSTVAMDATGNFVISWQSLGQDGASYGIYAQRYSSAGVAQGNEFKVNTYTTSSQANPTVAINSNNGDFVISWTSDGQDGSSDGIYAQRYNSAGVAQGNEFRVNTYTDSFQNSPTVALAANGEYVIAWQSLDQDGSNNGIYAQVYNGSIPPTITSTSASALGYTENAITAIDSNITVSDTDSPNLASATVTITNGLVSAQDILAFTDQNGITGSYNSNTGVLTLTGSSSVANYQTALRSITYTNSSDDPNTTPRTISFIVNDGTASSTALTRNINITAVNDAAVATGTNAALTYTEKATTVIDSGITVSDVDSANLVSASVSISSGFVSAQDVLAFTNQNGITGNYNSNTGVLTLTGSSSLANYQNALRSITYTNSSDNPSTTTRTVSFIVNDGTGNSTAITRNINITAVNNAPVATATNSALVYTENATTPIDSGITVSDVDSPNLASATVSITSGFVSAQDTLAFTNQNGITGSYNSSTGVLTLTGSATVANYQTALQSITYTNSSDNPSTTPRTVSFIVNDGTVNSIGVTRNINITAVNDAPVAVNDKITTNKNTPLIISATSLLSNDTDVDISDVLSIASFTQPSQGSLVNNNNGTYTYTPGQNYYGSDGFTYTISDGHGGSSTATVNLTINEITPPINGTSGADNLTGTVNGDSISGLLGNDTLQGLGDSDTLDGGDGNDSLDGGTGDDSLIGGKGNDTYIVDSIGDTITEGLNAGTDLVKSSVSWVLGNNLENLTLTGTDTINGTGNSLNNILTGNTAANILSGENGNDNLISGAGNDTLLGGAGNDTLDGGLGADSLIGGIGNDIYIVDNAGDTITEGLNAGTDLVKSSVSFVLADNVENLTLTGTDAINGTGNSLKNILIGNTGANILSGGDGNDSLFGSSGNDTLLGGAGDDTLDGGLGTDSLNGGAGNDTYTVDNLNDTITEGLNAGIDLVKSSVSWVLADNVEKLTLTGSGVINGTGNNLDNVLIGNTAANILSGGDGNDSLIGGAGNDSLIGGAGDDTLDGGAGIDSLNGGAGNDTYTIDNLKDTIAEGLNAGIDLVKSSVSWVLGDNLENLTLTGSATIGTGNSLDNILIGNGSANTLTGGDGKDSLFGSSGNDTLLGGTGDDTLDGGAGIDSLNGGDGNDIYTVDNLSDIITEGLNAGTDLVNSSVSWVLGDNLENLTLTGTGAITGTGNSLNNILTGNTGANTLIGGDGNDRLFGNSGNDSLVGGIGDDSLYGGVGKDTLTGGTGRDSLYLTDTRTGGYDTITDFTGADDTIFISKAEFGLSQAQDTTLDQSLFRLGTIATIASDRFIYNQSTGSLFFDKDGLGGTAQVQIAQFSNNALLGSANITVIA; encoded by the coding sequence ATGACTGAATTCCAAGTTAATACTTATACCAACAACGAACAAGTTAACCCCACTGTAGCGATAGATGCGACTGGGGACTTTGTTATTACCTGGACTAGCTATGGTCAAGACGGGTCTGGCAATGGGATATATGCCCAACGCTACAACAGTGCCGGGGTAGCTCAAGGAAACGAATTCCAAGTCAATACCACCACCAGTGGCGATCAAATCAACCCTACAGTAGCGATGGATAATGCTGGGGACTTTGTCGTTTCCTGGCAAAGCTCAGACGGTTCTGGCAATGGGATATATGCCCAACGATACAGCAGTGCCGGGGTCGCTCAAGGAAATGAATTTAAAGTCAATACCTCTACCAGCGGCGATCAAATCAACCCTACAGTAGCGATAGATGCCACTGGGGACTTTGTCATTTCCTGGCAAAGCCAAGACGGGTCTGGCACTGGGATATATGCCCAACGCTACAACAGTGCCGGGGTCGCTCAAGGAAACGAATTTAGGGTCAATACCTACACCGGCGACAATCAAATTAACCCCACAGTAGCGATGGATGCCGCTGGGGACTTTGTCATTTCCTGGCAAAGCTATTATCAGGATGATTCTTACTATGGGATATATGCCCAACGATACAACAGTGCCGGGGTAGCTCAAGGAAACGAATTCAAAGTCAATACTTATACCGCCAAGAATCAAGCGAACTCCACAGTAGCAATGGATGCTACTGGAAACTTTGTCATTTCCTGGCAAAGCCTTGGTCAAGACGGGGCTAGCTATGGGATATATGCCCAACGATACAGCAGTGCCGGGGTAGCTCAAGGAAACGAATTCAAAGTCAATACTTACACCACCAGCAGTCAAGCTAACCCCACAGTAGCGATAAATTCCAATAATGGAGATTTTGTCATTTCCTGGACTAGCGATGGTCAAGACGGCTCTAGCGATGGAATATATGCCCAACGCTACAACAGTGCCGGGGTAGCTCAAGGAAACGAATTTAGGGTCAATACTTACACCGACAGCTTTCAAAATTCCCCCACAGTAGCACTCGCTGCGAATGGGGAGTATGTCATTGCTTGGCAAAGCCTCGATCAAGATGGGTCTAACAATGGGATATATGCCCAAGTCTACAACGGCTCTATTCCCCCGACAATCACCTCTACTTCTGCCTCTGCCCTGGGCTACACCGAAAACGCCATTACAGCTATTGACTCAAATATTACAGTCAGTGATACAGACTCTCCCAACCTGGCTAGTGCCACCGTCACCATTACCAATGGTTTAGTTTCTGCTCAAGATATTCTCGCCTTCACCGACCAAAATGGGATTACGGGCAGCTACAACAGCAATACAGGTGTATTAACCTTAACAGGCAGTTCCAGCGTTGCTAACTATCAAACTGCACTGCGTTCCATTACTTATACCAACAGCAGTGATGACCCCAATACTACACCTCGTACCATCAGCTTTATAGTTAATGATGGGACTGCTAGTAGTACCGCCCTTACCCGCAATATTAATATTACGGCGGTGAATGATGCGGCCGTTGCTACTGGTACTAACGCTGCCCTGACATACACCGAGAAAGCCACTACAGTTATTGACTCAGGCATCACCGTCAGCGATGTAGACTCCGCTAACCTAGTTAGTGCCAGCGTCAGCATTAGCAGTGGTTTCGTTTCTGCTCAAGACGTTCTCGCCTTCACCAACCAAAATGGGATTACGGGGAACTATAACAGCAATACAGGTGTCTTAACCTTAACAGGTAGTTCCAGCCTTGCTAATTATCAAAACGCACTGCGTTCCATTACTTATACCAACAGCAGTGATAACCCCAGTACCACAACTCGTACTGTCAGCTTTATCGTCAATGATGGGACTGGTAATAGTACCGCCATTACCCGCAATATTAATATTACGGCAGTTAATAATGCACCCGTTGCTACTGCCACCAATTCTGCCCTAGTATACACTGAGAATGCTACTACACCTATTGACTCAGGTATCACTGTTAGCGACGTAGATTCCCCCAACCTGGCTAGTGCCACCGTCAGCATTACCAGTGGTTTTGTCTCTGCTCAAGACACCCTCGCCTTCACCAACCAAAATGGAATTACTGGCAGCTACAACAGCAGCACAGGTGTTTTAACCTTAACTGGCAGTGCCACCGTCGCTAATTATCAAACTGCACTGCAATCTATTACTTATACCAACAGCAGCGACAACCCCAGTACTACACCTCGTACCGTCAGCTTTATCGTCAATGATGGGACTGTTAATAGTATCGGCGTTACCCGCAATATTAATATTACGGCGGTGAATGATGCTCCCGTTGCTGTTAACGACAAAATCACCACAAACAAAAACACACCCCTTATCATTAGCGCTACTAGTCTGTTAAGCAATGATACAGATGTTGATATTAGTGACGTATTGAGCATTGCTAGCTTTACCCAACCTAGCCAAGGAAGCTTAGTTAACAACAACAATGGTACTTACACTTATACGCCTGGCCAAAACTATTATGGCTCTGACGGCTTTACTTACACCATAAGTGATGGGCATGGAGGCAGTAGCACTGCTACCGTCAACTTGACTATTAATGAAATCACCCCTCCGATTAATGGCACTTCAGGTGCAGATAACCTGACTGGTACGGTGAACGGCGATAGCATCTCAGGATTGCTGGGCAATGACACGCTCCAAGGATTAGGTGATAGTGACACACTTGATGGTGGTGACGGCAATGATTCCTTAGATGGTGGTACAGGAGATGACAGTCTCATTGGTGGTAAAGGCAATGACACTTATATTGTGGACAGCATCGGCGACACTATTACTGAAGGCTTAAATGCGGGCACAGATTTAGTCAAGTCTTCAGTGAGTTGGGTGTTGGGAAATAACCTGGAGAATTTGACCTTAACTGGAACCGACACAATTAATGGTACTGGTAACAGCCTTAATAATATCTTGACTGGAAATACTGCCGCTAACATCTTGAGCGGAGAAAATGGTAACGATAATCTGATTAGTGGTGCAGGGAATGACACCTTGTTGGGCGGTGCAGGTAATGACACCTTGGATGGAGGTTTAGGAGCCGATAGTCTCATTGGTGGAATCGGCAATGATATTTACATCGTAGATAATGCCGGCGATACAATTACTGAAGGCTTAAATGCAGGCACAGATTTAGTTAAGTCTTCGGTGAGTTTTGTGTTGGCAGATAACGTGGAGAACTTGACCCTGACCGGAACCGACGCAATCAATGGTACTGGTAATAGCCTTAAGAACATCCTGATTGGAAATACTGGTGCTAACATCTTGAGCGGAGGAGATGGTAACGATAGCCTCTTTGGTAGCTCAGGTAATGACACCTTGTTGGGCGGTGCAGGCGATGATACTTTGGATGGAGGTTTAGGGACTGATAGTCTCAATGGTGGAGCCGGCAATGATACTTACACCGTAGACAACCTGAACGATACTATTACTGAAGGCTTGAATGCAGGCATAGATTTAGTTAAGTCTTCGGTGAGTTGGGTGTTGGCAGATAACGTGGAGAAGTTGACCCTGACTGGAAGCGGGGTAATTAATGGTACTGGTAACAACCTTGATAACGTACTGATTGGAAATACTGCTGCTAACATCTTGAGCGGAGGAGATGGCAATGATAGCTTAATTGGTGGTGCAGGCAATGATAGCCTAATCGGTGGTGCAGGCGATGACACCTTGGATGGAGGTGCAGGGATTGATAGTCTCAATGGTGGAGCCGGCAATGATACTTACACCATAGATAACCTGAAGGATACGATCGCTGAAGGCTTAAATGCAGGCATAGATTTAGTTAAGTCTTCGGTGAGTTGGGTGTTGGGAGATAACCTGGAGAACTTGACTCTGACTGGAAGTGCGACAATTGGTACTGGTAACAGCCTTGATAACATCCTGATTGGAAATGGTAGTGCGAACACTTTGACTGGAGGAGATGGTAAGGATAGTCTCTTTGGTAGCTCAGGTAATGACACCTTGTTAGGCGGTACAGGCGATGACACCTTGGATGGAGGTGCAGGGATTGATAGTCTCAATGGTGGAGATGGGAATGACATTTACACCGTAGACAACCTCAGCGATATCATTACTGAAGGCTTAAATGCAGGCACAGATTTAGTTAACTCTTCAGTGAGTTGGGTGTTGGGAGATAACCTGGAGAACTTGACCCTGACTGGAACCGGAGCAATCACTGGTACTGGTAACAGCCTTAATAACATCCTGACGGGAAATACTGGTGCTAACACCTTGATCGGAGGAGATGGTAACGATCGCCTCTTTGGTAATTCGGGTAATGACAGCTTAGTCGGCGGTATAGGTGATGATAGCCTCTATGGTGGAGTTGGTAAAGATACGCTGACTGGTGGAACTGGTCGAGATAGCTTATATCTGACTGATACCCGCACTGGAGGCTATGATACAATTACCGATTTTACTGGTGCTGATGATACTATCTTCATTTCTAAGGCGGAATTTGGACTGAGCCAAGCTCAGGATACAACACTCGATCAGAGCCTGTTCCGACTTGGTACGATCGCTACAATCGCAAGCGATCGCTTCATCTACAATCAAAGTACGGGTAGCTTATTCTTTGATAAAGATGGATTAGGTGGTACAGCACAAGTTCAAATAGCCCAATTCTCGAATAACGCACTGCTTGGTAGTGCAAATATTACTGTGATTGCCTAA
- a CDS encoding DUF3370 domain-containing protein: MLNFISYLLLAQATPSPATEPQEIFIPQQTRPLPGHLDTIPVFNSNNPEVVQSEGILLSTFPPQGKRVPSAHLNFLWKGRFDLFSHHIARAIETPNDLRTLYLGVIVYNPSDRPATINILQAASYLSQPDAPFLKLPPMQLNNSGNIYAGPGDRVMNDVLRGKRQLGWPAQLLIPPKQSRMLMNHPIPVRPLTPPLNGRSTLLRLYSDSPVYMANLAMFAKPNPDATERAPTLKEWESLLENGDFAGPREPAPSPPNNLTATAEIYGRVAAVAVGSRWQARVTNSNSSYLTIPASGQTFSYGLSTLLAGKMGTGQNQTAKLAVRYPGTAYEAHGNYGIEYNISLPLINNTGKLQTVNVLFQTPIKEDELSKAGLRFFSPPQPSVFFRGTVRIRYNDDNGLPRTQYWHLVQQRGQMGQPLAQLKMSPGQLRSVEVDFLYPPDATPPQMLTIQTVDQK; encoded by the coding sequence ATGCTTAATTTTATTTCCTATTTGCTTTTGGCTCAAGCAACGCCTTCTCCAGCAACTGAACCCCAGGAAATCTTCATTCCCCAACAAACAAGACCTTTACCCGGACATCTTGATACAATACCAGTATTTAACAGTAATAACCCAGAAGTAGTTCAGAGTGAAGGTATTCTGCTGTCTACATTTCCTCCCCAGGGTAAAAGAGTGCCTAGCGCCCACCTGAACTTTTTATGGAAGGGACGCTTTGATTTATTTTCTCATCATATTGCTAGAGCCATTGAGACTCCAAATGATTTGCGGACTCTTTATTTGGGGGTGATTGTTTACAATCCCAGCGATCGCCCTGCAACTATAAATATCTTACAAGCAGCCAGTTATCTTAGTCAACCTGACGCACCTTTTCTCAAACTTCCCCCCATGCAGTTAAATAATTCGGGAAACATTTATGCTGGGCCAGGCGATCGCGTTATGAATGATGTGCTACGAGGAAAACGGCAGTTAGGATGGCCAGCCCAGTTGCTAATTCCACCAAAACAAAGCCGGATGTTAATGAATCATCCAATTCCAGTGCGTCCTTTAACACCGCCATTGAATGGACGTTCTACTTTGTTGCGTTTGTACAGTGATAGTCCAGTTTATATGGCGAACCTAGCGATGTTTGCCAAACCCAATCCAGATGCTACTGAACGAGCGCCCACTCTAAAAGAATGGGAAAGCTTGTTAGAAAATGGTGATTTTGCAGGGCCGCGTGAACCTGCCCCTAGTCCTCCAAATAACCTGACAGCGACAGCAGAAATTTACGGTCGGGTAGCAGCGGTAGCTGTTGGCTCTCGTTGGCAAGCACGAGTTACCAACTCCAATAGTTCATACCTGACAATTCCCGCTTCAGGACAAACTTTTTCCTACGGTTTAAGTACCCTTTTGGCAGGTAAAATGGGTACTGGACAAAACCAAACTGCCAAACTCGCGGTGCGTTATCCTGGTACTGCTTACGAAGCTCACGGCAACTACGGCATTGAATACAACATCTCTTTACCTTTAATCAATAATACGGGCAAACTACAAACTGTAAATGTGCTTTTCCAAACACCTATCAAAGAAGACGAGTTAAGTAAAGCTGGGCTTCGCTTTTTTTCACCACCCCAACCATCCGTCTTTTTTCGAGGCACAGTTCGTATTCGCTACAATGACGATAATGGCTTACCCAGAACCCAATATTGGCATTTAGTTCAACAACGGGGACAGATGGGACAACCGCTTGCTCAATTAAAAATGTCTCCAGGCCAGCTGCGATCGGTAGAAGTGGATTTTCTCTACCCACCAGATGCTACACCCCCTCAAATGTTGACAATTCAAACTGTAGACCAAAAATAA
- the cysC gene encoding adenylyl-sulfate kinase, with translation MRQEEYGVTVWFTGLSGAGKTTICQFVEKELRIQGYRVEVLDGDAVRQNLCKGLGFSKEDREENIRRIGFVAHLLARNNVIVLVSTISPYREIREEVRQNIPYFIEVYVNASLEVCEQRDVKGLYKKARSGEIKHFTGIDDPYEIPLHPEVECKTNQESVIQSATKVLEKLEELGYIVPNVNKL, from the coding sequence ATGAGACAAGAAGAGTATGGTGTGACAGTATGGTTCACTGGTCTCAGTGGTGCAGGGAAAACTACTATCTGTCAATTTGTGGAGAAGGAACTGCGGATACAGGGATATAGAGTTGAAGTTCTGGATGGCGATGCGGTGCGTCAGAATCTATGTAAAGGGTTGGGTTTCAGTAAAGAAGATCGAGAAGAGAATATTCGGCGCATTGGCTTTGTGGCTCATCTTCTTGCCAGAAATAATGTAATTGTATTGGTTTCGACCATTTCTCCTTACCGCGAAATTCGAGAAGAAGTGCGCCAAAATATTCCATATTTCATTGAAGTTTACGTCAATGCATCATTAGAAGTTTGTGAACAGCGAGATGTAAAAGGCTTATATAAAAAAGCTAGATCCGGGGAGATTAAGCACTTCACTGGTATTGACGATCCGTATGAAATACCACTTCATCCTGAAGTTGAATGCAAGACTAACCAAGAAAGTGTTATCCAAAGTGCAACTAAGGTTTTAGAAAAGCTGGAAGAGTTGGGTTATATAGTTCCTAATGTGAATAAATTATGA
- a CDS encoding TIGR03032 family protein codes for MLATSTTTSTAPEENNFIQCDADRGFISWLSQAGGSVAITTYQAGKLAVVGWNGQQITMLLRQFSKPMGLAVHGSRLALASHHEVCLLANAPALAYEFLEDQPGRYDALYLPRMAYFTGDLNIHDLEFGREGLWIVNTRFSCLSALSPDFSFVPRWHPKFISQVVPEDRCHLNGLAMVDGNPKYVTALGATDTVGGWRPGKANGGVVVEVESNEIIVDGLSMPHSPIWHDGFLWLLNSGAGEIWRIHPESGDKQVVCVLPGFLRGLCCVGYYALVGLCQIRERHIFGGLPIAQRFEQLLCGVAVVDLRNGQQVGMLKFTAGCQELYDVQFLAGVQRPMVLNQERKEIRQAFTAPELNYWLRPSAVIPND; via the coding sequence ATGTTAGCCACCTCTACCACTACCAGTACTGCCCCAGAAGAGAATAACTTCATTCAGTGTGATGCCGATCGCGGATTTATCTCCTGGCTAAGTCAAGCAGGAGGCTCAGTTGCCATCACCACCTACCAAGCCGGGAAACTAGCAGTTGTGGGCTGGAATGGACAACAGATTACCATGCTGTTACGCCAATTTTCTAAACCAATGGGGTTAGCAGTTCATGGTTCCCGTCTGGCACTGGCAAGCCATCACGAAGTCTGTTTGTTAGCCAATGCGCCCGCATTAGCTTATGAGTTTTTAGAAGACCAGCCCGGACGCTACGATGCCCTCTACCTACCACGGATGGCATACTTCACAGGCGACTTGAACATTCACGACCTAGAATTTGGCAGAGAAGGACTATGGATTGTCAATACCCGCTTTTCCTGTCTCTCTGCCTTGAGTCCAGACTTTAGCTTTGTACCGCGCTGGCATCCCAAATTTATTTCCCAAGTAGTACCAGAAGACCGCTGCCACCTGAATGGATTGGCGATGGTGGATGGCAACCCCAAGTATGTGACTGCCCTTGGTGCGACAGATACCGTCGGTGGATGGCGACCAGGTAAAGCCAACGGTGGGGTCGTTGTGGAAGTAGAGAGCAATGAAATTATTGTAGATGGATTATCAATGCCCCATTCCCCAATCTGGCATGACGGATTTTTGTGGCTGCTCAATTCTGGTGCTGGGGAAATATGGCGCATTCATCCAGAATCAGGCGACAAACAGGTAGTCTGTGTACTCCCTGGATTTCTGCGGGGGTTGTGCTGCGTGGGATATTACGCCCTAGTGGGACTTTGCCAGATTCGGGAACGGCACATTTTTGGGGGGTTGCCCATTGCCCAACGCTTTGAGCAGTTGCTATGTGGTGTGGCAGTAGTGGATTTACGAAATGGGCAGCAGGTAGGGATGCTGAAATTCACCGCAGGCTGTCAAGAGCTTTATGATGTGCAGTTTCTTGCTGGTGTACAGCGTCCGATGGTTTTAAACCAGGAACGAAAAGAAATCCGCCAAGCATTTACTGCACCAGAGTTGAACTACTGGCTGCGACCGAGTGCAGTGATTCCTAATGACTAA
- a CDS encoding ABC1 kinase family protein: MIVKTLPPSSRPIQEDSRNGTDSRGELDVIDIVPEENGTSSLVVRSPRLLAAQKVRISAQPETLYDPVSIAAHYQNRPLQVLRRIFAVLGPTFSFVFGLWSDSKRGIVVKNDRRRATQLRELLTKLGPAYIKIGQALSTRPDLVPTVFLEELTKLQDQLPPFPNELAYQFIQEELGAPPEEVYAELSTQPIAAASLGQVYKGKLKTGEEVAVKVQRPDLRERIAIDLYILRKLAAWVQKKVKRVRSDLVGILDELGDRIFEEMDYIHEGENAERFFELYGHIKDIYVPKIYWEYTNRRVLTMEWINGIKLTQTEEISAQGIDARYLIEVGVQCSLRQLLEHGFFHADPHPGNLLATPDGKLAYLDFGMMSEIKPPQRYGLIEAIVHVVNRDFEGLAKDYVKLDFLSPETDLTPIIPAFARVFADAQGASVADLNIKSITDELSALMYEYPFRVPPYYALIIRSLVTLEGIAIFIDPNFKVLSEAYPYVSKRLLTDPAPQLRASLQDLLFKDGRFRWNRLENLLRNARNSQDYDFNLVLNQGIEFLSSERGAFIRDKLVDESVSGLDALGKNVLHNFTSLLRERVGLTAVNETPAATVEQQQTLEHIKRILGILQETQGFDPIQFAPKVAQLLVNSDVQRLGQQIASRFTQKAVARMIRQLLAS, from the coding sequence ATGATTGTTAAGACACTTCCCCCTAGTTCCCGACCGATTCAGGAGGACAGTCGCAACGGCACAGATAGCCGAGGCGAACTGGACGTTATAGATATAGTGCCAGAAGAAAATGGTACATCAAGCTTAGTTGTACGTTCGCCAAGACTCTTAGCTGCCCAAAAGGTGAGGATATCTGCTCAACCTGAGACGCTTTACGATCCTGTGAGCATAGCGGCGCACTACCAAAATAGACCCCTGCAAGTTTTACGGCGGATTTTCGCCGTGTTGGGGCCGACTTTCTCCTTTGTTTTTGGGTTGTGGTCGGACAGTAAACGGGGAATTGTCGTCAAAAATGACCGCCGCCGAGCCACTCAGCTACGAGAATTGCTGACCAAACTGGGGCCTGCTTACATCAAAATTGGACAAGCTTTGTCCACCAGACCAGATTTAGTTCCTACCGTATTCTTAGAAGAATTAACTAAACTACAAGACCAATTACCACCTTTTCCTAACGAACTTGCTTACCAGTTTATCCAGGAAGAACTAGGCGCACCTCCAGAAGAGGTTTACGCCGAACTCTCCACCCAGCCAATTGCTGCGGCTTCCTTGGGACAAGTCTATAAAGGTAAGCTAAAAACAGGTGAAGAAGTCGCGGTAAAAGTCCAACGCCCGGACTTAAGAGAGCGGATCGCTATTGACTTGTATATCTTGCGTAAACTCGCGGCTTGGGTGCAGAAAAAGGTCAAACGGGTAAGAAGTGACTTAGTTGGGATTCTTGATGAATTAGGCGATCGCATCTTTGAAGAGATGGACTATATTCATGAAGGTGAAAATGCCGAAAGATTTTTCGAGTTATACGGTCATATAAAAGACATCTACGTACCAAAAATTTACTGGGAATATACCAATCGTCGCGTCTTGACGATGGAATGGATTAACGGTATTAAATTAACCCAGACAGAAGAAATTAGCGCCCAAGGCATAGATGCTCGTTATCTAATTGAAGTAGGTGTCCAGTGTTCCCTGCGCCAACTCCTAGAACATGGATTTTTCCACGCCGATCCCCACCCTGGTAATTTATTAGCAACACCAGATGGCAAATTAGCTTATCTCGACTTCGGAATGATGAGCGAGATTAAGCCACCACAGCGTTATGGTTTAATTGAAGCGATCGTTCACGTCGTCAATCGGGACTTTGAAGGGTTAGCAAAAGACTACGTTAAATTAGACTTCTTATCACCAGAAACCGATTTAACACCGATTATCCCAGCTTTTGCTAGAGTCTTTGCAGATGCCCAAGGAGCCAGCGTTGCCGACCTTAACATTAAAAGCATCACCGATGAACTATCGGCTTTGATGTATGAGTATCCTTTCCGCGTACCGCCTTACTACGCCTTAATTATTCGTTCCCTCGTTACCCTCGAAGGGATTGCAATATTTATAGATCCCAACTTTAAAGTCCTCAGCGAAGCTTATCCTTACGTTTCCAAACGCCTGTTAACAGATCCAGCACCGCAATTAAGAGCATCATTGCAAGATTTGCTATTTAAAGATGGGAGATTTCGCTGGAATCGCTTAGAGAACTTGTTACGTAATGCGCGTAATAGTCAAGACTACGACTTCAACTTAGTACTGAATCAAGGGATAGAATTTTTATCATCTGAACGCGGTGCTTTTATTCGTGACAAGCTAGTAGATGAATCTGTTAGCGGACTCGATGCTTTAGGTAAAAATGTTTTGCATAACTTTACCTCATTGTTGCGCGAACGTGTTGGTTTGACAGCAGTTAATGAAACTCCAGCAGCAACAGTTGAGCAACAACAAACTTTAGAGCATATTAAACGTATATTAGGTATTCTCCAAGAAACACAAGGCTTTGATCCAATACAATTTGCGCCCAAAGTTGCCCAGTTATTGGTAAATTCAGATGTACAACGTTTAGGTCAACAAATTGCCAGCCGCTTTACACAAAAAGCTGTAGCTAGGATGATTCGGCAATTATTAGCATCCTAG